A genomic stretch from Bifidobacterium sp. ESL0769 includes:
- the polA gene encoding DNA polymerase I, whose product MSDNESLKKANDTAKAGNSDKMSNPDKAEGTSKANGSIESSENTAKSKGKLLVVDGHSLAFRAFFALPVESFSTSTGQPTNAVWGFSTMLAQVLDNEKPDHLAVAFDMAGGTFRNKMLPQYKGTRDAAPEELLSQLPIIQDLLKALGVKYVEKKGYEGDDIIGTMATMGEHAGYKTLVLSGDRDAFQLIDDDITVLYPGHHFKDLKHMTPDAIVEKYHVTPQQYPDLAAMRGETADNIPGVPGVGDGYAAKWINQYGGLEGIIEHADELPGKKGQALRDNIDQVKLNRRVNAVLRDIDLGATIDDFTLGGMDMNKVNEVFSKLQFSNRSKNRLVKSFNGGVMPANADSAAGAAAADADDDEPIIKNPHVTEIRNAGELGDWINAHISSVYPAGKINPDLIIQTFGEKDDGSEDGGHSGIKPNDDSGQTSIEKQNSYDAEVRAAEKADEQAIIDGAKGPELVDRDMCCSEKVDHSWVLYATGRSKPGNAKLETVMLLADNEAAMIGEGTIDDAMSSALQFLLDVFHTSMVVHGYKEHLHMLASAGVTMRRPLFDTKLAGYLVHPDFHAETLGKAAEHFLGLIEDSKPKQTQGELDFGGEEEADSDDDAPKEEQQEAVKDVAIVRALADFLKAPIDQRKQYGLLRSIELPVSQVLYGIEDAGAKVDLGRLHELLDGFAADADQAQQIAFEAAGHDLNLQSPKQLQAVLFDEMGLKPSRKTKTGSYTTNAATLQNLYVKYAEDEKASNFLGALLRHRETNKLKQIAQTLLEAVNPKDGRIHTTFEQTVAATGRLSSVDPNLQNIPNRNATGREIRSAFVPGEGFESLLSCDYSQVELRIMADLSGDESLIEAFKSGADFHRYVASLVYDIPVDEITSDQRSHVKAMSYGLAYGLSTYGLSQQLKISPAEADVLKSKYFATFGKVHDYLESLVATAREKGYTETMFGRRRYFPGLNSTRRQVRDAAERAALNAPIQGSAADIMKIAMIRADYALREAGVKSRVILQIHDELVLEVAPGESEQVSDLVRNAMEHAVDLAVPLDVSIGIGSDWQAAAH is encoded by the coding sequence ATGAGTGACAATGAAAGCTTGAAGAAAGCGAACGATACCGCGAAAGCCGGCAATAGCGACAAGATGAGTAACCCAGACAAAGCTGAAGGCACCTCGAAAGCGAACGGTTCGATAGAATCGTCAGAAAATACCGCAAAATCCAAAGGCAAGCTTCTGGTGGTGGATGGCCATTCCCTCGCTTTCCGCGCCTTTTTCGCCCTCCCTGTGGAAAGCTTCTCCACCTCCACCGGTCAACCGACCAATGCCGTATGGGGATTTTCGACCATGCTTGCGCAGGTGCTCGATAACGAGAAGCCCGATCATCTCGCTGTCGCCTTCGATATGGCAGGCGGCACGTTCCGTAACAAGATGCTGCCGCAATACAAAGGAACCAGAGATGCGGCACCTGAGGAGCTTCTGAGTCAGCTGCCGATTATCCAGGACCTGCTCAAGGCGTTGGGTGTCAAATACGTGGAGAAGAAGGGCTACGAAGGTGACGACATCATCGGCACCATGGCCACGATGGGCGAGCACGCCGGCTACAAGACGCTCGTGCTTTCCGGCGATCGCGACGCCTTCCAGCTGATCGACGACGATATCACCGTGCTCTATCCCGGCCATCATTTCAAGGACTTGAAGCACATGACCCCGGACGCCATCGTCGAAAAATACCATGTCACCCCGCAGCAATACCCGGATTTGGCGGCCATGCGCGGCGAGACTGCCGACAATATTCCCGGCGTTCCGGGCGTGGGCGATGGATACGCGGCCAAGTGGATCAACCAATACGGCGGGCTCGAAGGCATCATCGAGCACGCCGACGAACTGCCCGGCAAGAAAGGGCAGGCGCTGCGCGACAACATCGACCAGGTCAAGCTCAACCGTCGCGTCAACGCTGTTTTACGCGATATCGACCTCGGAGCCACCATCGATGACTTCACGCTCGGCGGTATGGATATGAACAAGGTCAACGAGGTCTTCTCCAAGCTCCAGTTCAGCAACCGGTCGAAGAACAGGCTGGTCAAGTCCTTCAATGGCGGGGTCATGCCGGCAAATGCAGATTCGGCGGCTGGAGCGGCCGCGGCTGATGCCGACGATGATGAGCCGATTATCAAGAATCCTCATGTCACCGAAATCCGCAATGCCGGAGAACTTGGCGACTGGATCAACGCACACATCTCGTCGGTGTATCCCGCAGGTAAAATCAACCCCGATCTGATTATTCAGACTTTTGGCGAAAAGGATGATGGCTCGGAAGACGGCGGCCATTCGGGCATCAAACCGAATGATGATTCCGGCCAGACTTCCATCGAAAAGCAAAACAGCTACGATGCCGAGGTTCGTGCTGCGGAAAAGGCGGATGAACAGGCCATCATCGACGGTGCCAAAGGGCCGGAACTAGTCGATCGTGATATGTGTTGCTCTGAAAAGGTCGATCATTCTTGGGTGCTATACGCGACCGGGCGTTCCAAGCCGGGAAACGCGAAACTGGAAACCGTGATGCTGTTGGCCGATAACGAGGCGGCGATGATCGGTGAAGGCACCATCGATGACGCCATGAGTTCGGCGTTGCAGTTCCTGTTGGATGTCTTCCATACCTCGATGGTGGTGCACGGATACAAGGAACATCTGCATATGCTGGCTTCGGCCGGTGTGACCATGCGGCGACCGCTTTTCGACACCAAGCTTGCCGGTTATCTGGTGCATCCGGATTTCCATGCCGAAACGCTTGGAAAGGCCGCTGAACATTTCCTCGGTCTCATTGAGGACAGCAAGCCCAAACAAACTCAGGGCGAACTTGATTTTGGCGGTGAAGAGGAAGCGGACAGTGACGACGACGCTCCGAAAGAGGAACAGCAAGAAGCTGTGAAGGATGTCGCCATCGTCCGGGCGCTCGCCGATTTCCTGAAGGCTCCGATTGATCAACGTAAGCAGTATGGACTGCTGCGCTCCATCGAACTGCCGGTTTCCCAAGTGCTTTACGGCATCGAGGACGCCGGTGCGAAAGTGGACCTGGGGCGCTTGCACGAGCTGCTCGACGGGTTTGCGGCTGATGCCGATCAGGCCCAGCAGATTGCCTTTGAGGCGGCCGGCCACGATCTCAATCTGCAAAGCCCGAAGCAACTGCAGGCGGTCTTGTTCGACGAAATGGGTCTTAAGCCATCGCGAAAGACCAAAACCGGTTCGTACACCACCAATGCTGCCACGCTGCAGAACCTGTATGTCAAGTATGCCGAGGATGAGAAGGCCAGTAATTTCCTTGGTGCGCTACTTCGTCACCGTGAGACCAATAAGTTGAAGCAGATTGCGCAGACCCTGCTGGAAGCCGTCAACCCCAAGGACGGCAGGATCCACACCACTTTCGAGCAGACCGTCGCGGCCACCGGGCGCTTGAGCTCGGTCGATCCGAACCTGCAGAACATCCCTAACCGCAACGCCACCGGCCGCGAAATCCGTTCGGCGTTCGTGCCGGGAGAGGGCTTCGAATCGCTGCTGAGCTGCGATTATTCGCAGGTCGAACTGCGCATTATGGCCGACCTTTCCGGTGACGAATCGCTGATCGAAGCGTTCAAGTCCGGCGCAGACTTTCACCGCTATGTGGCCAGTCTTGTGTATGACATTCCGGTCGACGAAATCACTTCCGACCAGCGCAGCCACGTCAAGGCGATGAGCTACGGGCTGGCCTACGGACTGAGTACATACGGGCTTTCGCAACAGCTCAAGATCAGCCCGGCCGAGGCCGATGTGCTGAAATCCAAGTATTTCGCCACGTTCGGCAAGGTGCACGACTATCTGGAATCGCTCGTCGCCACCGCGCGTGAGAAAGGCTATACGGAGACGATGTTCGGTCGCCGCCGTTACTTCCCGGGGCTCAATTCCACTCGTCGCCAAGTGCGGGATGCTGCTGAACGCGCGGCGCTCAACGCGCCGATTCAAGGGTCTGCCGCCGATATTATGAAGATCGCCATGATTCGCGCCGATTATGCACTTCGTGAGGCCGGGGTCAAAAGCCGTGTCATCCTGCAGATTCACGACGAACTTGTGCTGGAAGTTGCGCCGGGGGAGAGTGAGCAGGTGAGTGATTTGGTGCGTAACGCTATGGAGCACGCCGTCGACCTGGCCGTGCCGCTGGATGTCTCCATCGGCATCGGCTCCGATTGGCAGGCCGCTGCGCACTGA
- a CDS encoding Nif3-like dinuclear metal center hexameric protein, translating to MSEKKKPRLAEVVEVLEQLYPLKYAEDWDFPGLIVGDLNDTVGKIVFAADPTMAVVDKAIAMDANLLICHHPLFFRAVHEVSGLGVHGAIAGKLYRAHCGLWVGHTNADVAYRGVAQAAADAFGLQDQTPLVSAGEENGHAIGLGRVGTLAEPMTLRVFAERVAAEVPKTNYGIQVAGDLDADVQKIAVLPGSGDSDFDEVRESSADVYVTSDLRHHPATDALQQACYEATLNHATMKPALINTPHSAIESMWFRYALDDIADGVEKATGFRPETERVGIVTDPWQLVLGRN from the coding sequence ATGTCAGAGAAGAAGAAGCCAAGGCTTGCTGAAGTCGTCGAAGTACTGGAACAGCTGTATCCGCTCAAATATGCCGAGGATTGGGACTTTCCAGGGCTGATAGTCGGCGATTTGAACGATACCGTCGGCAAGATTGTCTTCGCCGCGGACCCGACCATGGCCGTGGTCGACAAAGCGATTGCGATGGATGCCAATCTACTCATCTGCCATCATCCGCTGTTCTTCCGCGCGGTTCACGAGGTTTCCGGGCTTGGTGTTCATGGGGCCATCGCCGGAAAACTGTATCGTGCGCACTGTGGGCTGTGGGTCGGGCACACCAACGCCGATGTCGCCTACCGTGGGGTCGCCCAGGCCGCGGCCGATGCGTTCGGATTGCAGGATCAAACGCCACTGGTGTCTGCTGGCGAGGAAAATGGTCATGCCATAGGGCTCGGGCGTGTCGGTACTCTAGCGGAGCCAATGACGTTGCGTGTGTTTGCCGAACGCGTTGCAGCGGAAGTACCAAAGACGAATTATGGTATTCAGGTTGCAGGCGATTTGGATGCTGACGTTCAGAAGATTGCCGTGTTGCCCGGTTCTGGGGATTCCGATTTCGACGAAGTGCGGGAAAGCAGTGCCGACGTCTATGTGACCAGCGACTTGCGCCATCACCCGGCCACAGACGCGCTGCAACAGGCCTGTTATGAAGCGACGCTCAACCATGCCACGATGAAGCCAGCACTCATCAACACGCCACATTCGGCCATCGAGTCGATGTGGTTCAGGTATGCGCTTGACGATATCGCCGATGGAGTTGAGAAGGCCACTGGTTTCCGGCCTGAGACGGAACGCGTCGGTATCGTCACTGACCCATGGCAACTGGTGCTTGGGCGGAACTAG
- a CDS encoding NUDIX hydrolase — MTESIRKRVNKRLQDSTDGVNMEAPVRLISSETVYRGAIFHIDDRRLALAKTDGGEVPVRRQILVHPQAVVMLVHDEVRDKYMLEREYRVGPNKFTYGFPAGLMEDGEKPEVSALRELQEETGVVPKDENSVRLERVGDFYSSGGMTNELAHIFVIHLSAWKQESRHFDKDEHVQSTWVTWEELTGIGIQAADSTIAIQHEEIRRLRERLAAGK, encoded by the coding sequence ATGACAGAATCTATCCGCAAGCGGGTCAATAAGCGTTTGCAGGACTCGACCGACGGTGTCAACATGGAAGCCCCGGTACGCTTGATTTCCAGCGAAACCGTCTACCGTGGGGCCATTTTCCATATTGATGACCGCAGGCTGGCGCTCGCGAAAACCGACGGTGGGGAAGTGCCAGTGCGCCGGCAGATTCTGGTCCATCCGCAGGCAGTGGTGATGCTGGTTCACGACGAAGTCCGGGACAAGTATATGCTGGAACGCGAATATCGTGTCGGTCCAAATAAATTTACTTACGGTTTTCCAGCGGGACTGATGGAAGACGGCGAAAAACCCGAGGTTTCAGCGTTGCGTGAGCTGCAAGAGGAAACGGGAGTCGTGCCGAAAGACGAGAATTCGGTGCGGCTTGAACGTGTCGGTGATTTCTATTCCTCCGGCGGCATGACCAACGAACTGGCGCATATTTTCGTGATTCACCTGTCGGCATGGAAGCAGGAATCGCGTCATTTCGACAAGGATGAACACGTTCAGTCCACGTGGGTGACGTGGGAGGAACTGACCGGCATCGGCATTCAGGCTGCGGATTCCACCATCGCCATCCAGCACGAGGAGATTCGTCGGTTGCGCGAGCGGTTGGCAGCTGGGAAGTAA
- a CDS encoding ABC transporter permease, whose translation MGLHQRTETSGLVSFIICAIAGASIMELCVSLLPAAWMISRRQFVIASIIIAACGTISFIFGYARRSSSLNTHNRWIEILRRLVEILALATVYASTLFLTSFAILSMANNLMGTMFLEYIIPMCAGFAGIAGYVTFVQAELMDAKTLAGLLPLFVVAGVSVAGLTTDDPNWYTNNFSQLGDRTTFAAHMFNSTLILAGICIIIVSYFAISELVTSYRQRREWHQEQGPLRSSHIKHYKARLICLSIMLAFSGIAFIGIGTFRYTPHPILHNVFARGIVVVMGLLLLTLPWLAPQLSLAIYAAGYLAIAVCGVVLAQWLMGANTMTNVEALAGLVFLGWFIMFSRQIAAIEADRIAEQVMHIDQEETSPDLATAHVADTIPSSVDKNHRMHSRIAATQ comes from the coding sequence ATGGGACTGCATCAGCGCACGGAGACCTCGGGGCTCGTCTCCTTCATCATCTGCGCCATCGCGGGAGCGAGTATCATGGAGCTGTGCGTCTCGCTACTGCCGGCCGCATGGATGATCAGCCGTCGGCAGTTCGTCATCGCCTCCATCATCATCGCCGCGTGCGGCACCATTTCCTTTATCTTCGGCTACGCACGGCGCTCGAGCTCGCTCAATACCCACAACCGCTGGATAGAAATCCTGCGCCGCCTGGTCGAAATCCTCGCCCTTGCGACGGTTTATGCCTCCACGCTGTTCCTCACCTCATTCGCAATCCTGAGCATGGCCAACAACCTGATGGGCACGATGTTCCTTGAATACATCATCCCCATGTGTGCCGGCTTTGCAGGCATCGCCGGGTACGTCACCTTTGTGCAAGCAGAACTGATGGACGCCAAAACACTGGCCGGTCTGTTGCCGCTTTTTGTGGTCGCCGGCGTGAGCGTCGCGGGCCTGACCACAGACGATCCGAACTGGTACACCAACAATTTCTCGCAGCTCGGCGACCGCACCACCTTCGCCGCGCACATGTTCAACTCGACGCTGATTCTCGCTGGCATCTGCATCATCATCGTCAGTTACTTCGCCATTTCCGAACTCGTGACCTCATACCGCCAGCGCCGCGAATGGCATCAGGAGCAAGGCCCGCTGCGTTCCAGCCACATCAAACACTACAAAGCGCGTCTCATCTGCCTTTCGATCATGCTTGCCTTCTCCGGCATCGCCTTTATAGGCATCGGAACATTCCGCTATACGCCGCATCCCATCCTCCACAATGTTTTCGCCCGCGGCATCGTCGTCGTCATGGGTCTGCTTCTGCTTACGCTCCCCTGGCTTGCACCGCAGCTTTCCCTCGCCATTTACGCAGCCGGCTATCTTGCCATCGCCGTCTGCGGCGTCGTGCTCGCGCAATGGTTGATGGGTGCCAACACGATGACCAACGTCGAGGCACTGGCCGGCCTCGTGTTCCTCGGCTGGTTCATCATGTTCTCGCGTCAGATAGCGGCCATCGAAGCCGATCGTATCGCCGAGCAGGTCATGCATATCGACCAGGAAGAGACTTCACCAGACTTGGCCACCGCCCATGTCGCCGACACCATCCCGTCTTCGGTCGACAAGAACCACCGCATGCATTCGCGTATCGCAGCCACTCAGTAA
- a CDS encoding polymorphic toxin type 44 domain-containing protein, with the protein MVVYDAEDSDNLMEALSANLQGAKEVFNRLSKGSTHLEQIVDSGMLKGVAYTAGRGMFVAYVDPMIRKLDQAIDDIAGDLKLYRAADTTVRSVDTHIDEEAVRKRLDAVNKMIGTVQQRIKDNQAAIDSFNASSSASAASALGNQYHRLHMQLDKLDELNADYNEELSALRTFADNIAPLFKDSAQVFNDAMRGVKAINSSYAAADGSIIFPAGTDMGWLAALQKDKLGGGADPNRLPSSYRAEVKEIQNDSNLNPQEKADRIEKVYETWLHSLAPAAFDEYAKTRRKYPPEPGKPLDPHLIEAEKKLSKALHGTHIDIRKTARNLGGDVAKISGTRDYGQFYNMVQTGHPLDLKNRMHDTDTYSIWSRGWDGNPTNKDGTPKGDFLGNYLYGYYGSSVGFDPGTLHGGAGTAQVISDWSKLHPNFHGDNQGDAEDIDEGIKDHDKAHIRKHH; encoded by the coding sequence ATGGTAGTCTATGATGCCGAAGACTCTGACAACCTTATGGAAGCACTGAGTGCCAATCTGCAAGGCGCGAAAGAGGTGTTTAACCGTCTTTCGAAGGGCAGTACCCACCTCGAGCAAATCGTCGATTCTGGTATGCTGAAGGGTGTGGCATACACGGCTGGCAGGGGGATGTTCGTTGCGTATGTCGATCCGATGATTCGCAAGCTGGACCAAGCTATTGACGACATCGCCGGAGACCTGAAACTGTACCGGGCCGCCGATACGACAGTACGTTCGGTTGACACCCACATCGACGAAGAGGCCGTCCGTAAGCGCCTCGACGCCGTTAACAAAATGATCGGCACCGTCCAACAGCGGATCAAAGACAACCAGGCCGCGATTGACTCATTCAATGCCTCATCTTCCGCGTCAGCAGCATCGGCTTTGGGAAACCAATACCACAGACTGCATATGCAGCTCGATAAGCTTGACGAGCTCAACGCCGACTACAACGAGGAGCTTTCCGCTCTGCGAACGTTCGCGGACAACATTGCCCCGTTGTTCAAAGACAGTGCACAGGTGTTTAATGACGCGATGCGTGGCGTGAAGGCTATCAACAGCTCCTATGCCGCAGCCGATGGGTCTATCATCTTTCCGGCAGGTACCGACATGGGATGGCTCGCAGCCCTGCAAAAGGATAAGCTGGGCGGAGGAGCGGATCCAAACAGGCTGCCAAGCTCCTACCGTGCCGAGGTCAAGGAAATCCAGAATGATTCCAACCTCAATCCGCAGGAAAAGGCAGACAGGATCGAAAAAGTCTACGAGACATGGCTGCACTCCCTCGCCCCGGCTGCATTTGATGAATACGCTAAAACGAGGAGAAAATACCCGCCCGAGCCAGGAAAGCCTCTCGACCCGCATCTTATCGAAGCCGAGAAGAAGCTTTCCAAGGCTTTGCACGGTACTCACATCGACATCCGTAAGACAGCAAGGAACCTCGGTGGGGATGTCGCCAAAATCTCCGGCACCCGGGACTATGGCCAATTCTACAACATGGTACAAACCGGCCATCCGCTGGATCTCAAGAACAGGATGCACGACACAGATACTTATTCCATATGGTCGAGAGGATGGGATGGTAACCCCACAAACAAGGACGGTACACCCAAAGGTGACTTCCTCGGCAACTATCTCTACGGATACTATGGGTCCAGCGTCGGTTTTGACCCGGGCACACTGCATGGTGGCGCCGGAACGGCCCAAGTGATATCCGACTGGAGCAAACTGCATCCCAATTTCCACGGCGACAACCAGGGCGACGCCGAAGACATCGATGAGGGAATCAAAGACCATGACAAAGCACACATTCGGAAACACCATTAA
- a CDS encoding integrase core domain-containing protein — MLDVFGIRRSLSAKGTPYDNAVVESTNRLIKKELIYRNTYTTGEQLRHDVNQYVWWYNNQRLHSTLGYLSPAEFTRQGKSLTKPSN, encoded by the coding sequence ATGCTCGACGTGTTCGGCATCCGCCGCTCCCTCTCCGCCAAAGGCACCCCCTACGACAACGCCGTGGTCGAATCCACCAACCGCCTCATCAAGAAGGAGCTGATCTACCGCAACACCTACACCACCGGCGAACAGCTACGCCACGACGTCAACCAGTACGTCTGGTGGTACAACAACCAGAGACTGCACTCGACCCTCGGCTACCTCAGCCCGGCCGAGTTCACCAGACAAGGAAAATCCCTCACAAAACCGTCCAACTAA
- a CDS encoding transposase: protein MMADPYHPRHYTDEFKKQIVQLYEDGKTAGEMRSEYDLSHSTLHRWVEGIRNSGSTHAADNRIPEQNELTELRKQNTRLRMEVDVSEHAAPVFARKRAWYGPTPVVTRYRRNAKYWARPSLRTTGCWSIRRRIAPTRWRSVWRDSGGGYGSRKLKAVLEREDVTASRRRICRIMRESGMASAYARPAFRPRKSKVNEAALPNILNREFHGHAPHTHIASDLTYVRVGGECSTSACWPTAR, encoded by the coding sequence ATGATGGCCGACCCGTATCACCCGAGGCATTACACCGATGAGTTCAAGAAACAGATCGTCCAGCTCTACGAGGACGGCAAGACCGCCGGGGAGATGCGGTCCGAGTATGACCTGTCGCACTCCACGCTGCACCGGTGGGTGGAGGGGATCCGCAACAGCGGGTCCACGCATGCGGCGGACAACCGCATCCCGGAGCAGAACGAGCTGACCGAGCTGCGCAAACAGAACACGAGGCTGAGGATGGAGGTGGACGTTTCAGAACATGCGGCGCCGGTATTCGCACGAAAGCGGGCGTGGTACGGTCCAACGCCGGTCGTTACCCGGTACCGGCGCAATGCAAAATACTGGGCGCGCCCAAGTCTACGTACTACTGGATGCTGGAGCATCCGGAGGCGGATCGCGCCGACCCGCTGGAGGAGCGTGTGGCGCGACAGCGGCGGCGGCTACGGCTCGCGCAAGCTCAAGGCCGTTCTGGAACGCGAGGACGTTACCGCCTCCAGGCGCAGGATATGCCGGATCATGCGCGAAAGCGGCATGGCCAGCGCCTATGCCAGGCCGGCGTTCAGACCCCGGAAATCCAAAGTCAACGAGGCCGCCCTGCCCAACATCCTCAACCGGGAGTTCCACGGCCACGCGCCGCACACGCATATCGCCAGCGACCTGACCTACGTGCGCGTCGGCGGCGAGTGCAGTACATCTGCCTGCTGGCCGACCGCTCGATAG